In the Symmachiella macrocystis genome, ATCTCCCTCTTCGCGGGCAACGCTTACGCGAGACCCTTTGAGAATTTACCACAGATCGTGCCGGTCCAAACGTCTTGCGAGCGTTGGGACTCCGAGCATTATACAGATTCGTTCTCAGGTTTCTACTGTGAAAACCGACAAACATTTCGCCATGCGTGGATGTCGATCGCTAACGTGATTCCAACATCAATCCGACCGCTTCCGGCAGCCATCCGCTGTTCCAGGAATGTTCCCGTTTCGGGCCGTTGCGGTAGAGATGTTTGATTTTCAATTCGTCCATCAAAGCATGAACGGCGGTGTGCTGTTGTTGGAAGCCGCCGTAGCCGGTGAGGATTAGCCGGGGTGATTTTTGCAAGAGGAGGGCGCGTTTTTTCAGAAGCGACGTCACGCGGTACTTTTCGAAATTCTCCTGCGTACCAAAAATCGGTCCCATCCCGTACTTGTTCGGCTGAGCAACCATCAACGGGGCATCCCACGAGGCTGCCTGGCTGAACAGTTTCGGATGCCGCAACAACAGGCTATAGGCCCCGTACCCCGATTTGCTAAAACCAACCAGCAACCGGCCGCCTGGGGTCGCGTCGGCCGGGTAGGCTTGTTCTACAATCGGGACGACGACTTTTATGAAATAGGACTCCTGGCGAATCGTCAAATCGTGGGGGTGATCGGCATACCATGGGAGCGCCGAAAACGTGGGAAATACACAAATCAGACGATGCTGATTATGCAAATCATGCTTCACGACTTCCGCCACGGGGTCTCCCCAGCGCTGTCCGTTCCCCGCCTCCACCGGCAAGACGTACAACACCTTAAACTTCTCGTCCGGTTTTCGCTCGCGCGGCAGCAAGATGCGAATTTGCGTTTCGCCGGCCTGGTAGGGCGAAGCCACAGTGTGCAGTTGCACTTCGTGTTTCTCTTGCTGAGCGGTTGAGATCGAAACCTTCTCATCCGCGATCACTGATTCCAAAACCGCCTGATGCAGGACGAGCAACGTCGTCATCCCACTCAGCAGCAACGCGCGGTGTTGGTCGTGTGTCATGGGCCAGACCTCTGTAACTTGATTGCATGCGACATCGAAAACGTGTTCGGGAACCCTCCACTGCTTCTGTGGTGCTGTCCAGTGGCCATCCGTACGCCCACTGTATCACGTGCGACTGCGCCGGGCTATAATTACAGAGACTAGCAGTCGCAGCAGAAGGTTTGTCGCGACGGCTTCACCAAGAGAACGAATTGCTCAAGTCATAGAGGATTAGATCATGATGCGCGGCGGTATGCGATTGGCCATTTTATTGGGTGTCTTGTGCGGATTGACGGGGCGGAGTTGGGCGGAAGAGAAAACCAGCGTCGACACCACGCGGGGCGACCGCATGCTCAAGGAGTATTTCCGTACCGAAACCGCGAAGATCTCCGACGTCTCTTTAAAAGACATCAAAACCGCCGAGGACTGGAAAGCTCATCGCGAATTGTTCCACGCTCAATTACAGGAAATGCTCGGCCTCGATCCGTTGCCGGAAAAAACGCCCCTGGAGGCGGTCGTTACCGGTACTGTGCAACATGAAGAGTTCACCGTCGAGAAAGTGCAGTTCCAATCACGTCCCGGTTTGTATGTCACGGGCAATTTGTATCTTCCCAAAAACCTCGACAAACCGGCGCCGACGATCCTCTACGTCTGCGGTCACGGCCGAGTCAAAAAGAACGGCATCAGTTACGGCAACAAGACACACTATCAACACCACGGTGCATGGTTCGCCCGCAACGGCTATGTCTGCTTGATGATCGACACGTTGCAGCTGGGTGAAATCGAAGGACTGCACCACGGGACGCACAACAAGGGGATGTGGTGGTGGAATGCTCGCGGCTATACGCCGGCGGGTGTGGAAGCCTGGAATTGTGTGCGTGCGATCGATTACTTGCAGTCGCGCAAGGAAGTCGATCCAGAGCGGATTGGCGCGACGGGACGTTCCGGCGGCGGTGCTTATACGTGGTGGATTGCCGCTTTGGATGAACGGATCAAAGTCGCCGTACCGGTGGCCGGCATCACCGATCTGGAGAATCATGTCATTGATGGCGTCGTCGAGGGGCATTGCGACTGCATGTTCATGGTGAACACCTATCGCTGGGACTACGCACAGGTTGCCGCTCTGGTTGCTCCACGTCCACTATTGATCTCCAATACCGACAAGGA is a window encoding:
- a CDS encoding alpha/beta hydrolase-fold protein, which produces MTHDQHRALLLSGMTTLLVLHQAVLESVIADEKVSISTAQQEKHEVQLHTVASPYQAGETQIRILLPRERKPDEKFKVLYVLPVEAGNGQRWGDPVAEVVKHDLHNQHRLICVFPTFSALPWYADHPHDLTIRQESYFIKVVVPIVEQAYPADATPGGRLLVGFSKSGYGAYSLLLRHPKLFSQAASWDAPLMVAQPNKYGMGPIFGTQENFEKYRVTSLLKKRALLLQKSPRLILTGYGGFQQQHTAVHALMDELKIKHLYRNGPKREHSWNSGWLPEAVGLMLESR